Proteins from one Desulfonema limicola genomic window:
- a CDS encoding nucleotidyltransferase family protein, with protein MQQKQIINVLMNLKEDADKQYKATLKGIFGSYARGEAKEDSDIDILVEFRKNATLLDLAGLGNFLEEKLQHKVDLVSQNAVREEIKPYLYSEIIYL; from the coding sequence ATGCAACAAAAACAGATTATTAATGTACTTATGAATCTTAAAGAAGATGCTGACAAACAATATAAAGCTACTCTCAAAGGTATTTTTGGTTCTTATGCCAGAGGTGAAGCCAAAGAAGACAGTGATATAGATATACTTGTTGAGTTTCGAAAAAATGCAACATTATTGGATTTGGCAGGTCTTGGCAATTTTCTTGAGGAAAAATTGCAGCATAAGGTTGATTTGGTGTCTCAAAATGCAGTTCGTGAAGAAATCAAACCTTATCTTTACAGCGAGATAATATATTTATGA
- a CDS encoding DUF86 domain-containing protein: MLFLKDIVKASEHIQKFVEGLTFYDFLRDEKTSSAVIRKFEIIGEAAKNIPEFIRIRYPDILWKDMAGMRDRLIHGYFGIDYFIVWNTIESDIPNILSSVSKIIDDLEKDKADTENK; encoded by the coding sequence ATGCTTTTCTTAAAAGATATTGTCAAAGCATCTGAACATATACAAAAATTTGTTGAAGGTTTAACATTTTATGATTTTTTAAGAGATGAAAAGACATCAAGTGCAGTCATACGAAAGTTTGAAATAATTGGTGAAGCAGCAAAAAATATTCCAGAATTTATTAGAATCAGATATCCTGATATTTTATGGAAAGATATGGCCGGAATGAGAGATCGCCTTATCCATGGTTATTTCGGAATTGATTATTTTATTGTCTGGAATACTATTGAGTCTGATATTCCAAACATTTTATCTTCAGTATCCAAAATCATAGATGACTTGGAAAAAGATAAGGCAGATACAGAAAACAAATAG
- a CDS encoding TonB-dependent receptor plug domain-containing protein produces MKMIILQILLIFILSFPVFGQDETNKTPNVLDPEIEAEIFEELKWLKAETETETVWSASKYQQKASEAPSYVSIITHRDIHQYGYRNLAEIISSVSGIYTIYDRTYHYIGVRGFNRLGDLNTRVLLLVDGHRINDTIFQQALIGTDFPIDVDMIERVEITRGPGSCLYGTNAFFAVINVITRKGKDLNGFEISAEAGSYESFKGRLSYGKLFSNDLEITASGTLYSSRGEDNLYYAEFDDPATNNGIVNTKDGDRFSQALLSLAYKNFSLYSGYSWREKEVPTAAFDTAFNEDYFTLDERAYIEGSYTSSLNSYTDLFLKLYYDRYVYEGKYPYDWETEEGIPYILNNRDRDISEWFGGELRTTLNLLKNMRLTLGGEYLYNLHQSFFNYDENPYEVWLDEDDNETSWAFFIHSEIRITETLILNGGIRYDWYETFGDTFNPRLAVIWQAGEKSSLKAIYGTAFRAPDVYENYVTEDMSSQELNPEEIDTYEIIWEQVLAENFKLLVSGFYYTIDGLISQAAYEDDWTYANMDNVEAKGMEIEMHGKLKNGISGQVNYTWQDVQSEDNDDELSNSPKHLVKARVSFPLLQERLNLSIEGNYMSDRKTAQGETADQYIVFNTGLIWKDIPDGLTLSTHLYNLFDERYADPVGEENYQDTIEQLGTTFRFKLTYQF; encoded by the coding sequence ATGAAAATGATTATTTTACAAATTCTATTGATCTTTATTCTATCTTTTCCTGTATTTGGACAGGATGAAACTAACAAGACACCAAACGTGCTTGATCCCGAGATTGAAGCAGAAATATTTGAAGAATTAAAATGGCTCAAAGCCGAGACAGAAACGGAAACAGTATGGAGCGCATCCAAATATCAGCAGAAAGCCTCCGAAGCCCCTTCATATGTCAGCATTATAACCCACAGGGACATTCATCAATACGGATACAGAAATCTGGCAGAGATTATAAGCAGCGTCAGCGGAATTTATACCATCTATGACCGCACTTATCACTACATCGGTGTCCGCGGATTCAACCGCCTGGGAGATCTCAACACCCGTGTCCTGCTTTTAGTGGACGGGCACAGGATTAACGATACCATATTTCAGCAGGCTTTGATCGGTACTGATTTTCCCATAGATGTTGACATGATAGAACGCGTAGAAATTACACGGGGCCCTGGTTCATGCCTTTATGGAACAAACGCATTTTTTGCAGTCATCAATGTTATTACACGAAAGGGAAAAGATTTAAATGGATTTGAAATATCAGCCGAAGCCGGATCCTATGAAAGTTTCAAAGGCAGATTAAGCTATGGAAAACTATTTTCCAATGACCTGGAAATAACGGCATCCGGAACCCTTTACAGCAGCAGAGGTGAAGACAATCTTTATTATGCTGAATTTGATGATCCTGCAACAAACAACGGCATTGTAAACACCAAAGACGGGGATCGTTTTTCCCAGGCGCTGCTTTCTCTTGCATATAAAAATTTTTCTCTTTATTCTGGATACAGCTGGCGGGAAAAAGAGGTACCCACAGCAGCATTTGATACTGCCTTTAATGAGGATTATTTTACACTGGATGAAAGGGCATACATTGAGGGTTCTTATACTTCTTCACTTAACAGCTATACAGACCTTTTTTTAAAGCTGTATTATGACCGTTATGTATATGAAGGAAAATATCCCTATGACTGGGAAACAGAAGAAGGCATTCCTTATATTCTTAACAACCGCGACCGTGATATTTCCGAATGGTTCGGGGGTGAACTGCGCACAACCCTGAACCTGCTGAAAAACATGCGCCTGACCCTGGGAGGAGAATATCTTTACAATCTGCATCAAAGCTTTTTCAATTATGATGAAAACCCCTATGAAGTATGGCTGGATGAAGATGATAATGAAACATCATGGGCTTTTTTCATACACAGTGAAATACGGATAACAGAAACACTGATTTTAAACGGCGGGATACGTTATGACTGGTATGAAACCTTTGGAGACACCTTTAATCCCCGTCTGGCGGTAATCTGGCAGGCTGGAGAGAAAAGCAGCCTTAAAGCCATATATGGAACAGCTTTCCGTGCCCCTGATGTATATGAGAACTATGTAACCGAGGATATGTCAAGCCAGGAACTTAATCCCGAGGAAATAGATACTTATGAAATCATATGGGAACAGGTTTTAGCAGAAAATTTCAAACTCCTTGTTTCCGGCTTTTACTATACCATTGACGGCCTGATAAGCCAGGCTGCCTATGAAGACGACTGGACCTATGCCAATATGGATAATGTTGAAGCAAAGGGAATGGAAATCGAAATGCACGGAAAACTAAAAAACGGCATTTCCGGCCAGGTCAATTATACATGGCAGGATGTGCAGAGTGAAGATAATGATGATGAACTGAGCAACTCACCAAAACACCTGGTCAAAGCAAGAGTCAGCTTTCCCCTGCTGCAAGAGCGGCTCAATCTGAGTATTGAGGGAAATTATATGAGCGACCGGAAAACAGCGCAGGGAGAAACAGCAGATCAATATATTGTATTTAACACCGGCCTGATATGGAAGGATATTCCAGACGGCCTGACCCTGAGTACTCATCTATACAACCTTTTTGACGAAAGATATGCGGATCCGGTAGGAGAAGAAAATTACCAGGATACCATTGAACAACTGGGCACAACCTTCCGTTTCAAGCTGACATACCAGTTTTGA
- a CDS encoding type I restriction endonuclease subunit R codes for MDLTEDAIEQNLLSLLKTRGYRHFHGSELDRPFDSVVLEKPFKTALERLNPKLPESALTEAFNQVVHLGAGDLMTSNEKFHQMMTDGVTVEHFKKGETIGLQIKIIDFNQPENNDFWAVNQFVIKENNQSKRLDTVLFVNGLPLAVIELKSAVSEKATLQRAYTQIQNYKTAVPSIFQYNALCVISDGIDAGTSSISAPFSRYLAWKSPKKKENDILPKLQILAERMLDKSVLLKLIRFNTVFESEEVKDEKTGLLSLVKVKKIAAYHQFYLVEKAVKSTLRAIKKTKNTAIAENPADYGLPSVQDQPEGDGKIGVVWHTQGSGKSLSMVFYAGHLVVEPAMKNPTLVILTDRNDLDDQLFSTFSSCASLLRQKPLQAESREHMKELLKVTGGGIVFTTIQKFYPDNGSSIFETLSERSNIVVIADEAHRSQYGFTGRVDKDGIIKYGNAKHLRDALPNASFIGFTGTPIEKEDRDTQKVFGSYIDIYDIAQAVEDGATVPLSYESRLVKIKFNKEIKDKIDELVEDIEGASEEQLEKAKKKNARINAVIGHPERLKDIAKDIVNHFEARQAVFEGKAMIICMTRQIAVDLYNKIIQLRPEWHSRDLDKGMIKVVMTSSSDDPAGFQPHNTNKKDRQLLAVRLKDSLDELKLVIVQSMWLTGFDAPPLHTLYIDKKMQGAALMQAIARANRVYKDKPGGLIVDYIGIGQDLRNAMKNYTDSGGKGSAAPDIKEIISAMSAKLEVVRQMFHGFNYGQYFKAPTNEKLKILLAAQNFILKNEKLKERFQTAMTTLSRLYVMSVPSPETGEIKDEMAFFQAVKSRISKFAPGSGKTDFQVNTAIRQIVDHALSSDGVVDIFKAAGINKPSLDILSEEFLLEVKNMEHENLAFELLKKILNEEVQIRKRKNTVQGRKFSEMLSSTIKRYHNSQIDTAQVIKELSEIAREMRLEDHKAEELGLTPEEYAFYSILSENSSTRHLEDHKMKELIHLIVDIIRRNATVDWEKRSDVKARLRLLVKKVLMRYGYPPDVARIEADRVLEQSELFAGELHGQTPWHKK; via the coding sequence ATGGATTTAACAGAAGATGCCATTGAACAAAATCTTCTCAGCCTGTTAAAAACCAGGGGTTATCGGCATTTCCACGGCAGCGAACTTGACCGCCCCTTTGATTCAGTAGTTCTGGAAAAACCATTCAAAACCGCGTTGGAACGCCTCAACCCGAAACTGCCGGAATCTGCCCTGACAGAAGCCTTTAACCAGGTGGTGCATCTCGGAGCAGGCGATCTCATGACCAGCAATGAAAAATTCCACCAGATGATGACTGACGGCGTAACAGTGGAACATTTCAAAAAAGGCGAAACCATTGGCCTGCAAATCAAGATCATTGACTTTAATCAGCCTGAAAACAACGATTTCTGGGCAGTAAATCAATTTGTCATCAAGGAAAACAACCAGTCCAAACGCCTGGACACGGTGCTGTTTGTCAACGGACTGCCTTTGGCCGTTATTGAACTAAAAAGCGCAGTCAGTGAAAAAGCCACATTACAGCGTGCCTACACCCAGATCCAGAACTATAAAACCGCTGTTCCCTCAATCTTTCAATATAATGCCCTGTGTGTAATCTCGGACGGGATAGATGCCGGAACCTCAAGCATATCCGCCCCTTTTTCCCGTTACCTTGCATGGAAATCCCCGAAAAAAAAAGAAAACGACATACTCCCAAAACTTCAGATACTGGCGGAACGGATGCTGGACAAATCTGTCTTATTAAAACTGATCCGCTTTAACACGGTATTTGAATCAGAAGAAGTAAAAGACGAAAAAACCGGCCTGCTTTCCCTGGTCAAGGTTAAAAAAATTGCTGCTTACCATCAATTTTACCTGGTGGAAAAAGCAGTAAAATCAACCTTGCGGGCAATTAAAAAAACAAAAAACACCGCCATTGCTGAAAACCCGGCAGATTACGGCCTGCCCTCGGTTCAAGATCAGCCTGAAGGAGACGGAAAAATCGGTGTAGTCTGGCATACCCAGGGAAGCGGCAAATCACTTTCCATGGTCTTTTATGCCGGACATTTAGTAGTAGAACCAGCCATGAAAAACCCAACATTAGTAATATTAACAGACAGAAACGACCTGGACGACCAGCTTTTTTCCACCTTCAGCAGCTGCGCCTCACTCCTGCGGCAGAAACCCCTTCAAGCAGAAAGCCGTGAACACATGAAAGAATTGTTAAAGGTTACAGGCGGCGGGATAGTGTTCACCACCATACAGAAATTTTACCCGGATAACGGCAGCAGCATATTTGAGACCTTATCGGAGCGCTCCAATATTGTAGTTATTGCAGATGAAGCCCACCGGAGTCAATACGGCTTTACCGGCAGGGTGGACAAAGACGGCATTATCAAATACGGCAATGCCAAACATTTAAGAGATGCGCTGCCCAACGCCTCATTTATCGGCTTTACCGGAACCCCCATTGAAAAAGAAGACAGGGACACACAAAAGGTTTTCGGCAGTTACATTGATATTTACGACATTGCCCAGGCTGTTGAAGACGGGGCGACCGTTCCCTTGAGCTATGAAAGCCGCCTGGTAAAGATCAAATTCAACAAAGAAATCAAAGACAAGATAGACGAACTGGTTGAAGATATTGAAGGCGCATCTGAAGAACAACTGGAAAAAGCCAAAAAGAAAAACGCCAGGATTAATGCGGTCATTGGACATCCTGAACGCCTCAAAGACATTGCAAAAGACATTGTAAACCACTTTGAAGCCCGGCAGGCAGTCTTTGAAGGCAAGGCAATGATTATCTGCATGACAAGACAGATAGCAGTTGATCTTTATAATAAAATTATTCAGCTTCGTCCAGAATGGCACAGCAGAGACCTGGACAAAGGCATGATTAAAGTCGTTATGACCAGTTCAAGCGATGATCCAGCCGGTTTTCAGCCCCATAACACCAATAAAAAAGACCGGCAGTTGCTGGCAGTACGATTAAAAGACAGCCTGGACGAATTAAAACTTGTCATAGTGCAGTCCATGTGGCTGACTGGATTTGACGCACCGCCGCTTCACACCCTTTACATTGACAAAAAAATGCAGGGAGCTGCCTTGATGCAGGCAATTGCCCGGGCAAACCGTGTTTACAAAGACAAACCGGGCGGCTTAATCGTGGATTATATCGGCATAGGGCAGGATCTGCGCAATGCCATGAAAAATTACACAGACAGCGGCGGCAAAGGAAGCGCTGCACCGGATATAAAAGAAATCATAAGCGCCATGAGCGCCAAACTTGAGGTAGTCAGACAGATGTTTCACGGCTTTAACTATGGACAATACTTTAAAGCCCCTACAAATGAAAAACTGAAAATCCTGCTTGCAGCACAAAACTTCATACTCAAGAACGAAAAACTAAAAGAAAGGTTTCAAACAGCAATGACCACCCTGTCCAGGCTCTATGTAATGTCTGTTCCAAGTCCTGAAACAGGAGAAATCAAGGATGAAATGGCTTTTTTCCAGGCTGTTAAATCAAGAATCAGCAAATTTGCCCCGGGCAGCGGAAAAACAGATTTTCAAGTCAATACCGCAATTCGTCAGATTGTGGATCATGCCTTGAGCAGTGACGGCGTTGTGGATATTTTCAAAGCAGCAGGCATCAATAAACCAAGCCTTGACATCTTGTCAGAGGAATTTCTGCTTGAAGTCAAAAACATGGAGCATGAAAACCTTGCCTTTGAACTGCTCAAAAAAATTCTCAATGAAGAAGTGCAGATAAGAAAGCGGAAAAATACAGTCCAGGGGAGAAAATTCTCCGAGATGTTGAGCAGTACGATTAAGCGGTATCACAACAGCCAGATTGACACCGCCCAGGTAATCAAAGAACTGTCTGAAATTGCAAGGGAAATGAGACTGGAGGATCACAAGGCGGAAGAACTGGGACTGACACCCGAAGAATATGCTTTTTATTCCATTTTATCAGAAAACAGCTCAACCAGGCACTTAGAAGACCACAAGATGAAAGAATTAATTCACCTGATCGTGGACATAATCCGCAGAAACGCCACTGTTGACTGGGAAAAAAGATCTGATGTGAAAGCAAGATTGCGGCTGCTTGTAAAAAAAGTATTAATGCGTTACGGATACCCGCCGGATGTGGCAAGAATAGAAGCCGACAGGGTTTTGGAGCAAAGCGAATTATTTGCCGGGGAACTGCATGGGCAGACTCCATGGCACAAAAAATAA
- a CDS encoding restriction endonuclease subunit S, producing the protein MQKVIMENGEWKINNSKLPQGWVETKLGENIVDIAMGPFGSNLKVDSFVDSGVPVIKGGNLLESFVGGVFSYVSEEKADSLNRSVAYPGDVIITHRGTLGQVSLVPNGKYPRYVTSQSQLRFTPDSKKIDAKFLLYFFKSRNGQYELLMNSSQVGVPAIATPTKSIKSISITLPPLPEQKAIAAVLSACDDKIELLREQNQTLEAIAQTIFKEWFVNFNFPDKNGKPYRDNGGEMVDSELGEIPKGWRVGKLGDITSISSGKRPKNSQPNQTTTHQIPLIGATKIMGYVEDYLYEENILIIGRVGTHGQIQRFYTKIWPSDNTLVIKANDFDYVYFILKSIDYEIMNRGAVQALITQTDLKNYLVIIPDNKTMNKFNAITISLFKKIKNNTLQTQTLAQIRDTLLPKLMSGELRVAPYGGGADL; encoded by the coding sequence GTGCAAAAAGTGATAATGGAAAATGGAGAATGGAAAATTAATAATTCTAAATTGCCGCAGGGGTGGGTTGAGACGAAGTTGGGGGAGAATATTGTTGATATTGCAATGGGGCCATTTGGGTCTAATTTGAAGGTAGATTCGTTTGTCGATTCTGGTGTCCCAGTTATTAAAGGTGGAAACCTCTTGGAATCTTTTGTCGGTGGAGTTTTTTCATATGTCTCAGAAGAAAAAGCTGACAGCTTAAATCGGAGTGTCGCCTATCCTGGAGATGTTATCATTACTCACAGGGGAACATTGGGGCAGGTCAGTTTGGTTCCAAATGGAAAATATCCACGATATGTTACTTCTCAATCCCAATTAAGATTTACACCTGACAGTAAAAAAATTGATGCAAAGTTTTTATTGTACTTTTTTAAAAGCAGAAATGGTCAATATGAGCTTTTGATGAATTCTTCACAAGTTGGCGTTCCTGCCATAGCAACACCAACAAAATCTATCAAAAGTATTAGTATTACACTCCCACCCCTCCCCGAACAAAAAGCCATTGCTGCCGTCCTGTCGGCTTGTGATGACAAGATAGAACTGCTGCGGGAACAAAACCAGACCCTCGAAGCTATCGCCCAGACCATTTTCAAAGAGTGGTTTGTCAATTTTAATTTCCCTGATAAAAACGGCAAACCCTACCGGGACAACGGCGGGGAAATGGTGGACAGCGAACTTGGGGAGATTCCTAAGGGGTGGCGGGTTGGGAAGTTGGGGGATATTACATCAATATCTTCTGGTAAACGTCCAAAAAACAGCCAGCCTAATCAAACAACAACTCATCAAATACCTTTAATAGGTGCAACTAAAATAATGGGATATGTTGAAGACTACCTTTACGAAGAAAACATTTTGATTATTGGACGAGTGGGAACTCATGGACAAATACAGCGTTTTTATACAAAAATTTGGCCTTCTGATAACACTTTAGTTATTAAGGCTAATGATTTTGATTATGTATATTTTATCCTTAAATCTATTGATTATGAGATAATGAACCGAGGTGCTGTTCAGGCATTGATAACTCAAACAGACTTGAAGAATTATCTTGTAATTATTCCAGATAATAAAACAATGAATAAATTCAATGCCATAACGATAAGTCTATTTAAAAAAATAAAAAACAACACACTCCAAACCCAAACCCTCGCACAAATCCGCGACACCCTGCTCCCCAAACTCATGAGCGGAGAACTGCGAGTAGCTCCATACGGCGGAGGAGCAGATTTATGA
- a CDS encoding HI0074 family nucleotidyltransferase substrate-binding subunit: protein MNNKKDIRWKQRFENFNKAYQTFWRILDIEEPNEAERMGLVQAFEIVFELSWKTVKDYLFEQGFQEKSPRGVLKQAFQNGIIVDGHSWIDALQNRNETVHIYDEEMAKKIDNKIRTIYAPIIRDLYFYLKKEYDNE from the coding sequence ATGAATAATAAAAAAGATATTCGCTGGAAACAACGATTTGAGAATTTTAATAAAGCCTATCAAACATTTTGGCGTATTTTAGATATTGAAGAACCCAATGAAGCTGAAAGAATGGGGCTGGTTCAGGCTTTTGAAATCGTGTTTGAGCTTTCCTGGAAAACCGTTAAAGACTATCTTTTTGAACAGGGCTTTCAAGAAAAATCACCCAGAGGCGTTTTAAAACAAGCATTTCAAAACGGAATTATCGTTGATGGGCATAGCTGGATTGATGCTTTGCAAAATAGAAATGAAACCGTGCATATTTACGATGAGGAAATGGCAAAAAAAATTGATAATAAAATCAGAACAATTTATGCTCCCATCATTCGTGATCTCTATTTTTACCTGAAAAAGGAGTATGATAATGAGTAG